The Hevea brasiliensis isolate MT/VB/25A 57/8 chromosome 1, ASM3005281v1, whole genome shotgun sequence genome has a window encoding:
- the LOC110653828 gene encoding auxin-responsive protein IAA1 gives MSRESDTSGINLKETELTLALPGVSRASTEITNGGKTGTKRGFLDTVDLNLVSSRSPTDKDCTESENHVSSVAKPPAAKEQVVGWPPVRSYRKNAMKSCKYVKVAVDGAPYLRKVDLEIYNSYQQLLSALEDMFSCFTIRNYLNEMKIVNGVEYVATYEDKDGDWMMVGDVPWKMFVESCKRLRLMKSSEAIGLAPRTPSKCSSTSE, from the exons ATGTCGCGGGAATCAGATACCTCCGGCATCAATTTAAAGGAAACAGAATTGACCTTAGCCTTGCCCGGTGTGTCTCGAGCATCAACAGAGATTACTAACGGAGGGAAAACAGGGACTAAACGTGGATTTTTGGATACCGTTGATCTAAATCTTGTTAGCTCTCGATCTCCTACCGATAAAGATTGTACTGAGTCGGAGAACCATGTCTCGAGCGTGGCGAAGCCTCCGGCAGCAAA GGAACAAGTGGTAGGGTGGCCGCCAGTGAGATCATATAGAAAGAACGCCATGAAAAGCTGTAAATATGTGAAGGTGGCGGTGGACGGAGCCCCATACTTAAGGAAGGTTGATCTTGAGATTTACAATAGCTATCAGCAGCTCTTGAGTGCCTTAGAGGACATGTTCTCTTGCTTCACCATAC GgaattatttgaatgagatgaaAATAGTGAACGGAGTGGAATACGTAGCTACTTATGAGGATAAAGATGGTGACTGGATGATGGTTGGGGATGTACCATGGAA aaTGTTTGTTGAATCATGTAAGCGACTAAGGTTGATGAAAAGCTCAGAAGCAATTGGattag CTCCAAGGACGCCTTCAAAATGCTCAAGCACAAGTGAGTGA
- the LOC110653792 gene encoding auxin-induced protein AUX22 — MAGLVLEIVTELRLGLPGGEGINNNKNEKKRVFSEVSSGGGEANSTTNDDRKIQTKTLVVGWPPVCSYRKKNSFNEKEGLETSKPYVKVSMDGAPFLRKIDLGMHKEYSDLFVALEKLFGCFGIGKALKDADCSDYVPIYKDKNGDWMLVGDVPWEMFIESCKRLRIMKRSEAIGFGLQQKGGLKGIMISKDDHN; from the exons ATGGCAGGTCTTGTACTTGAAATCGTCACTGAGCTTAGGTTGGGGCTACCAGGCGGCGAAggtattaacaataataaaaatgAGAAGAAAAGGGTTTTCTCTGAGGTCTCAAGCGGCGGCGGGGAAGCGAATAGCACCACCAATGATGACCGGAAAATCCAAACAAAGACTCTAGTTGTGGGGTGGCCACCGGTTTGTTCTTATCGGAAAAAGAATAGTTTTAATGAGAAAGAAGGGCTTGAAACTTCAAAGCCGTACGTGAAAGTTAGCATGGATGGAGCTCCTTTTCTTCGGAAGATTGATTTGGGTATGCACAAGGAGTATTCAGATCTTTTTGTTGCATTGGAGAAGCTATTTGGTTGTTTTGGAATCG GGAAAGCGCTGAAGGATGCAGACTGCAGCGACTACGTTCCCATATACAAGGACAAGAACGGAGACTGGATGCTTGTGGGAGACGTCCCCTGGGA GATGTTTATTGAATCATGCAAGAGACTAAGAATCATGAAGAGGTCGGAGGCCATAGGCTTTGGACTGCAGCAGAAAGGTGGTCTTAAGGGAATAATGATATCGAAAGATGATCATAATTAA